The Chryseolinea soli genome contains a region encoding:
- a CDS encoding porin family protein translates to MKKLIIVFALVAASVGAYAQASVAIGIKGGLNFAKLNGSSDGQSTLKTNFDNRTGYHFGAFTLFKFSKIGIQPEVLFSQQGSKVKTDVGNFDANFSYINIPVIVKLYTVAGINLQVGPQFGFVSRAEIDDQNVKDSFKKSDVSLALGAGWDIPFGITIDARYNLGLTNIDDSPAYQNIKNQVIQVSVGYKLFKFGKD, encoded by the coding sequence ATGAAAAAACTCATTATCGTATTCGCATTGGTCGCAGCGTCCGTGGGTGCCTATGCGCAGGCTTCTGTTGCGATTGGTATTAAGGGTGGCTTGAATTTCGCAAAGTTGAACGGCTCCTCCGATGGGCAATCCACGCTTAAGACAAATTTTGACAATCGCACGGGCTATCATTTCGGCGCCTTCACGCTGTTCAAATTCTCCAAAATAGGTATTCAGCCGGAGGTGCTCTTTTCGCAACAAGGTTCTAAAGTAAAAACAGATGTCGGCAACTTCGACGCCAATTTCAGCTACATCAACATTCCGGTGATCGTAAAATTGTATACCGTGGCCGGCATAAATCTCCAGGTAGGGCCGCAATTCGGATTTGTTTCGCGTGCTGAGATTGACGATCAAAATGTAAAAGACTCCTTCAAGAAGTCGGACGTCAGCCTCGCCTTGGGTGCCGGCTGGGACATTCCCTTTGGCATCACGATCGATGCACGCTATAACCTCGGCTTGACGAACATCGATGACAGCCCCGCCTACCAAAACATCAAAAATCAAGTCATCCAAGTATCCGTGGGCTACAAACTCTTCAAATTCGGCAAGGACTAA
- a CDS encoding urocanate hydratase, which yields MSLTFQQEILQGIPDTLPQPKPYDTNVSHAPKRKDILTAGEKKLAVRNALRYFHPRHHAVLAKEFYDELIAYGRIYMYRFRPDYAMHARPITDYPQRSLHAAAIMLMIQNNLDPAVAQHPHELITYGGNGAVFQNWAQYLLTMQYLAQLTDEQTLHMYSGHPMGVFPSSAEAPRVVVTNGMMIPNYSKPDDWEKYNALGVTQYGQMTAGSYMYIGPQGIVHGTTITVLNAGRNISRQGEGLEGKIFLTSGLGGMSGAQPKAGNIAGCISVVAEVNGKAVHKRHEQGWVDEIVTTLEALVARVRKSQAAKEVVSLAYHGNIVDVWEKFDAENIHVALGSDQTSLHNPWAGGYYPVGLSLEESNALMVSSPGAFKQKVEESLRRQATSIAKHVAKGTYFFDYGNAFLLEASRAGAAVMAEDGINFRYPSYVQDIMGPLCFDFGFGPFRWVCTSGKDSDLDFTDALAAEMLQEISTHAEEEIQQQLKDNLQWIRQAKQNKLVVGSKARILYAHAEGRLKIAEAFNKAVAEGKIGPVVLGRDHHDVSGTDSPYRETSNIYDGSRFTADMAVHNVIGDSFRGATWVSLHNGGGVGWGEVMNGGFGLVLDGTQDATRKLRNMLHYDVNNGIARRAWARNKNAQWTIEQESLKGGGMRVTRANLVDEAFLEGLGESGVSSQ from the coding sequence ATGAGCCTCACCTTCCAACAAGAAATCCTGCAGGGCATACCCGACACGTTGCCCCAGCCTAAACCCTACGACACGAACGTCAGTCACGCGCCCAAACGCAAAGACATCCTCACCGCCGGCGAAAAGAAGCTGGCCGTGCGCAATGCCCTCCGCTATTTTCACCCCCGGCATCACGCCGTGCTGGCAAAAGAATTTTACGACGAGTTGATCGCCTACGGTCGCATTTACATGTACCGCTTCCGTCCGGACTATGCCATGCACGCACGGCCCATCACCGACTATCCACAGCGTTCTTTGCATGCCGCAGCGATCATGCTTATGATCCAAAACAATCTCGACCCGGCCGTTGCGCAGCACCCCCATGAGCTGATCACCTACGGAGGCAACGGCGCCGTATTTCAAAACTGGGCGCAATATTTACTGACGATGCAATACCTCGCCCAACTGACGGACGAACAAACATTGCACATGTATTCCGGCCACCCCATGGGCGTGTTCCCTTCCTCCGCCGAGGCACCGCGCGTGGTGGTGACCAACGGCATGATGATCCCCAACTATTCCAAACCCGACGATTGGGAGAAGTACAACGCCCTCGGCGTGACACAATACGGCCAGATGACCGCCGGTTCCTACATGTACATCGGTCCGCAAGGCATTGTGCATGGAACCACTATAACCGTACTCAACGCCGGCCGAAACATCAGCCGTCAGGGTGAAGGATTGGAAGGCAAGATCTTTCTCACGTCAGGGCTGGGCGGCATGAGCGGTGCACAACCCAAGGCAGGCAACATCGCCGGTTGTATCTCCGTTGTGGCGGAAGTGAATGGCAAAGCGGTTCATAAACGACACGAGCAGGGATGGGTAGACGAAATTGTTACGACGTTGGAAGCATTGGTGGCGCGGGTGCGAAAATCACAAGCTGCAAAAGAGGTGGTCTCGCTCGCCTACCACGGCAACATCGTTGACGTTTGGGAAAAATTTGATGCTGAAAATATTCATGTGGCGTTAGGCTCCGATCAAACATCGTTGCACAATCCTTGGGCGGGCGGTTATTATCCGGTAGGCCTGTCGTTGGAGGAGTCAAACGCGCTGATGGTGAGTAGCCCCGGCGCATTCAAACAAAAAGTCGAGGAGTCCCTGCGCAGACAGGCAACGTCCATTGCAAAGCACGTGGCGAAAGGTACCTACTTCTTCGACTACGGCAACGCATTTCTCCTGGAAGCCTCCCGCGCTGGCGCTGCGGTGATGGCAGAAGATGGGATCAATTTCCGTTATCCTTCCTACGTACAGGATATCATGGGACCGTTGTGTTTTGACTTCGGATTTGGTCCCTTCCGCTGGGTATGCACGTCCGGCAAAGACAGCGACCTCGATTTCACCGATGCGTTGGCCGCCGAGATGCTGCAGGAAATATCGACCCACGCTGAGGAAGAAATTCAACAACAATTGAAAGACAACCTGCAGTGGATCCGCCAGGCCAAACAAAACAAACTCGTCGTGGGCTCGAAGGCACGCATTCTCTACGCTCACGCCGAAGGCCGCCTCAAAATTGCGGAAGCTTTTAACAAAGCCGTAGCCGAAGGCAAGATCGGCCCGGTAGTACTGGGCCGCGACCACCACGACGTGTCCGGCACCGACAGTCCCTACCGCGAAACGTCCAACATCTACGACGGCTCACGCTTCACCGCCGACATGGCGGTCCACAACGTCATTGGCGACTCCTTCCGCGGTGCCACCTGGGTGTCGCTCCACAACGGTGGAGGAGTGGGCTGGGGCGAAGTGATGAACGGAGGCTTTGGTCTGGTACTCGACGGTACGCAAGATGCCACCCGCAAACTACGCAACATGCTCCACTACGACGTCAACAACGGCATCGCGCGGAGAGCTTGGGCGCGGAATAAGAATGCGCAGTGGACGATAGAGCAAGAAAGCTTAAAAGGGGGCGGGATGAGGGTGACGAGGGCGAATCTTGTTGATGAGGCGTTTTTGGAGGGATTGGGTGAATCAGGAGTCAGTAGCCAGTAG
- the tyrS gene encoding tyrosine--tRNA ligase produces the protein MTKNFVEELRWRGMLHDVMPGTEEQLNKERTSGYIGFDPTADSLHIGHLAQIMTLLNFQKAGHKPYALVGGATGMVGDPSGKSQERNLLSEEVLAHNVACVKQQLEKFLDFSGDNAAEMVNNYDWFKDFKFLDFIRDVGKHITVNYMMAKDSVQKRLESGLSFTEFTYQLVQGYDFYWLNTHKGCKLQMGGSDQWGNIVTGTELIRRKSGSDAFALTTKLITKADGTKFGKSEGGNVWLDPKKTSPYTFYQYWLNTSDEDASNFIKIFTQLTREEVESLLAEHATAPHLRKLQHVLAKDITTRVHSVEEFDKAVQATNILFGNATTDELKRIDERTLLELFAGVPQTTISKAALETCTNVTDLLSVATNSLVFTSKGEARKMIQSGGVSINKAKVADPNHAVAFDLLQGKYLLAQKGKKNYYLIVVE, from the coding sequence ATGACCAAGAATTTTGTTGAAGAGCTTCGTTGGCGCGGCATGCTGCACGATGTGATGCCCGGCACGGAGGAACAATTGAACAAGGAACGCACGAGCGGCTATATCGGGTTTGATCCCACGGCCGATTCGCTGCACATCGGCCACCTAGCCCAGATCATGACGCTGCTCAATTTCCAGAAAGCGGGCCATAAGCCCTACGCCCTGGTGGGCGGCGCCACGGGTATGGTGGGCGATCCGTCGGGCAAGTCGCAGGAGCGCAACCTGCTGTCGGAAGAAGTGTTGGCCCACAACGTGGCATGCGTGAAGCAGCAGTTGGAGAAATTCCTGGACTTCAGTGGCGACAACGCCGCGGAGATGGTGAACAACTATGACTGGTTCAAAGACTTCAAGTTCCTGGATTTTATCCGCGATGTAGGCAAACACATCACCGTAAATTATATGATGGCCAAAGACTCTGTGCAGAAACGCCTGGAGTCCGGGTTGTCGTTTACGGAGTTCACCTACCAACTGGTGCAAGGCTATGATTTTTATTGGTTGAATACCCACAAAGGTTGCAAACTGCAAATGGGTGGTTCCGACCAATGGGGCAATATTGTGACGGGCACGGAATTGATCCGGCGCAAGTCGGGCAGCGATGCGTTTGCTTTGACCACCAAGCTCATCACCAAGGCGGACGGCACCAAGTTTGGTAAAAGCGAAGGCGGCAATGTCTGGCTGGATCCGAAGAAGACGTCGCCCTATACTTTCTATCAATATTGGTTGAACACTTCGGATGAGGATGCCTCGAACTTCATCAAAATCTTTACGCAGCTAACGCGTGAAGAAGTGGAGAGTTTGCTGGCTGAACATGCCACGGCTCCCCACCTGCGCAAACTGCAGCATGTGTTGGCGAAAGACATCACTACGCGCGTTCACTCCGTGGAGGAATTCGATAAGGCGGTACAGGCTACCAACATTCTTTTTGGCAACGCGACCACCGACGAACTGAAGCGTATTGATGAACGGACGTTGTTAGAGCTGTTTGCCGGCGTGCCTCAGACCACCATTTCGAAGGCCGCTTTGGAAACTTGTACCAATGTAACGGACCTGTTATCCGTCGCCACGAATAGTTTGGTGTTTACTTCGAAGGGTGAAGCCCGGAAAATGATCCAGTCGGGTGGTGTGAGTATCAATAAAGCCAAAGTTGCCGATCCGAATCATGCGGTGGCGTTCGATCTTCTGCAAGGTAAATATTTGCTGGCGCAGAAGGGGAAGAAGAACTACTATCTGATCGTGGTGGAGTAG